A single genomic interval of Flavihumibacter rivuli harbors:
- a CDS encoding DUF937 domain-containing protein — protein sequence MLDQLMNLVRQQAGDAVINNPAIPNEYNEAVVEETTYAVAGGLQQALSGGQIKDVLSLFSGNGAAADGNPVSQMISGGLLQNLVGKFGIDQQQAGSVVSSLVPGILQSLVQRTNDPADSSFDLQGIFNSLSGGRTSGFDVQGLVSRFAQGGLDRDGDGDTDLQDVMAMFSGGGNQGGGGGILDSLSGLLGGR from the coding sequence ATGTTAGATCAGTTAATGAACCTGGTTCGTCAACAGGCCGGTGATGCAGTGATCAATAACCCGGCCATTCCCAATGAGTATAATGAGGCAGTAGTGGAAGAAACGACCTATGCAGTTGCAGGTGGACTGCAGCAGGCCCTTTCGGGCGGACAGATCAAGGATGTGTTGAGCCTTTTCTCCGGCAATGGTGCTGCCGCCGATGGTAACCCCGTCAGCCAGATGATCTCCGGTGGATTATTGCAGAACCTGGTAGGGAAATTCGGCATCGACCAGCAGCAGGCAGGTTCAGTTGTTTCCAGCCTGGTTCCGGGAATTCTCCAGTCGCTCGTTCAACGCACCAATGATCCGGCAGATAGCAGCTTCGACCTCCAGGGAATCTTTAATTCATTAAGTGGCGGAAGGACCAGTGGCTTTGATGTACAGGGCCTGGTAAGCCGTTTTGCCCAGGGCGGTTTGGACCGTGACGGTGATGGGGATACGGATCTCCAGGATGTGATGGCCATGTTCAGCGGCGGCGGCAACCAGGGCGGCGGTGGCGGAATCTTGGATTCCCTGAGTGGATTGCTGGGAGGTCGATAA